The Hydrogenophaga crocea genome contains a region encoding:
- a CDS encoding PP2C family protein-serine/threonine phosphatase yields the protein MKFSVYQISRQGGRERNEDRMGYAYTRESGLFVLADGMGGHPEGAMAAQLALQTLSAYFQKAANPTVREVPEFLSSALMAAHHQIIRYAAEKGMLDTPRTTLVAAVMERGHIHWVHCGDSRLYIVRDGELLTRTRDHSYMEQQQHLGRATEHINRNILFTCLGSPAKPVYDLSGPVQLMQGDRVLLCSDGLWGTVEDDEIVKELAAHPLEQAIPELVETALRRGGARCDNVTVLAMEWETADEYQSTRVSTDDIEDGVFASTIQSGVPDPTIEDLDDAAIERSIAEINAAIQRTAAARNS from the coding sequence ATGAAGTTTTCCGTCTACCAGATCAGCCGCCAGGGCGGCCGCGAACGCAATGAAGACCGCATGGGCTACGCGTACACGCGCGAGTCCGGCCTGTTCGTGCTGGCCGACGGCATGGGGGGCCACCCCGAAGGCGCCATGGCCGCGCAGCTCGCGCTGCAGACGCTGTCGGCGTACTTCCAGAAGGCCGCCAACCCCACGGTGCGCGAGGTGCCCGAGTTCCTCTCGAGCGCGCTCATGGCCGCGCACCACCAGATCATCCGCTACGCCGCCGAGAAGGGCATGCTCGACACGCCACGCACCACGCTCGTGGCCGCGGTGATGGAGCGTGGCCACATCCACTGGGTGCATTGCGGCGACTCGCGCCTGTACATCGTGCGCGACGGCGAGCTGCTCACGCGCACGCGCGACCATTCCTACATGGAGCAGCAGCAGCACCTGGGCCGTGCCACCGAGCACATCAACCGCAACATCCTGTTCACCTGCCTGGGCTCGCCGGCCAAACCCGTGTACGACCTCTCGGGCCCCGTGCAACTGATGCAGGGCGACCGCGTGCTGCTGTGCTCCGATGGCCTGTGGGGCACGGTCGAAGACGACGAGATCGTCAAGGAGCTGGCCGCGCACCCGCTCGAACAGGCGATCCCCGAACTCGTCGAGACCGCGCTGCGCCGCGGCGGCGCGCGCTGCGACAACGTGACCGTGCTCGCCATGGAGTGGGAAACGGCCGACGAATACCAGAGCACGCGCGTCTCCACCGACGACATCGAAGACGGCGTGTTCGCCTCCACCATCCAGTCGGGCGTGCCCGACCCCACCATCGAAGACCTGGACGACGCCGCCATCGAGCGCTCGATCGCCGAGATCAACGCGGCCATCCAGCGCACCGCAGCGGCGCGCAACTCCTGA